In Poecile atricapillus isolate bPoeAtr1 chromosome 9, bPoeAtr1.hap1, whole genome shotgun sequence, the following are encoded in one genomic region:
- the TMF1 gene encoding TATA element modulatory factor translates to MSWFNASQLSSFAKQALSQAQKSIDRVLDIQAEESPWPDAVIPDYGDGTNSLISGGWDTSSWGLSSNTEPQNQPISPTAITKPVRRTVVDESENFFSAFLSPTDVQSIQKNPVVSKPPAKSQRPKEEVKSTLKESQPSSQLEGPVATEAEVKDSSVAVLDLKSLDDPKEKLEENAVLKSDAQHEASTNEVTDKKVSALNFEEPEDSPSEKCSVGGDGAAGAPEGTSQPLGAGAKDLGLEGKERKTEDRQSNTPSPPISTFSSGTSTTSDIEVLDHESVISESSVSSRQEAADSKSSLHLMQTSFQLLSTSACADYNRLDDFQKMTESCGSSDAFERIDSFSVQSLDSRSVSEINSDDELSGRASASASVAVSPSVPKTETVDALKNKSENLNDAPVLHAEEAEMEESGRSATPVNSEQPDVVLVAAVQTVEEQVVKEEAEPQQDVGEQLVEEVTEKQELKKMIDSLTEKLEKREIQLLSTSKERARLEEAYDNLKDEMFRMKEESSSLSSLKEEFAQRIADAEKKLQLACKERDAAKKEVKTVKEELATRLNTNETAELLKEKEEQIKGLMEEGEKLSKQQLHNSNIIKKLRAKEKERENINTKQNKKIKEMEEELQHLKQVLDGKEDLEKQHRDSIKQLNGVVERQEKDLAKLQAEVEDLEERNRSVQAALDSAYKELADLHKANATKDSEAQEAALSREMKAKEELGLALEKAQEEARQQQEALAIQVADLRLALQRAEQQAARKEDYLRQEIGELQQRLQEAENRNQELSQSVTSATRPLLRQIENLQATLGAQTSAWEKLEKNLSDRLGESQTLLAAAAERERAATEELLANKIQMSSSESQNSLLRQENTRLQAQLEVERNKLKKMENENSRYEVELEGLKDEYAKTLEDAKKEKALLATQLEMEKMKVEQERKKAILVQEAAKEKDRKSFTVETVSSTPSMSRSSSISGVDMAGLQTSFLSQDDPHDHSFGPVATSGSNLYDAIRMGSGSSIIENLQSQLKLREGEISHLQLEIGNLEKTRSIMAEELVKLTNQNDELEEKVKEVPKLRIQLKDLDQRYNTILQMYGEKAEEAEELRLDLEDVKNMYKTQIDELLKQRQN, encoded by the exons ATGAGCTGGTTCAACGCCTCGCAGCTGTCCAGCTTCGCCAAGCAGGCGCTGTCGCAGGCGCAGAAGTCCATCGACCGGGTGCTGGACATCCAGGCCGAGGAGAGCCCCTGGCCCGACGCCGTCATCCCCGACTACGGTGACG gaacAAATTCTCTCATAAGTGGAGGATGGGACACATCTTCCTGGGGCTTGAGCTCAAATACAGAACCCCAGAATCAGCCAATATCTCCCACAGCAATCACAAAGCCAGTGAGGAGGACGGTAGTGGATGAATCTGAAAATTTCTTCAGTGCCTTTCTCTCTCCAACAGATGTTCAGAGTATACAGAAAAACCCAGTGGTGTCCAAACCTCCAGCCAAATCACAGCGACCCAAAGAGGAGGTGAAAAGCACTTTAAAAGAGTCTCAGCCCTCCAGCCAGCTGGAAGGGCCAGTGGCAACAGAGGCAGAAGTGAAGGATTCCTCCGTAGCTGTGCTGGACTTGAAAAGCCTTGATGATCCCAAGGAGAAATTAGAAGAGAATGCTGTACTTAAATCTGATGCCCAGCATGAAGCAAGCACAAATGAAGTTACTGACAAAAAGGTGTCTGCTCTAAATTTTGAAGAACCTGAAGATTCTCCTTCTGAAAAATGCAGTgtgggaggggatggagcagcaggtGCACCCGAGGGCACTTCTCAGCCCCTTGGAGCAGGCGCGAAAGACCTGGGtttggaagggaaggagagaaagacTGAGGACAGACAAAGCAATACCCCATCACCTCCCATCAGCACCTTCTCCTCAGGCACTTCCACAACCAGTGATATTGAAGTTCTGGACCACGAAAGTGTGATAAGTGAGAGCTCAGTAAGTTCCAGACAAGAAGCCGCAGATTCCAAATCCAGCCTTCACCTGATGCAGACGTCGTTCCAGCTCTTATCCACGTCTGCCTGTGCGGATTATAATCGCTTAGATGACTTCCAGAAAATGACCGAGAGCTGCGGCTCCTCGGATGCTTTTGAAAGAATCGATTCATTCAGTGTGCAGTCCTTGGATAGCAGGAGTGTCAGTGAAATAAATTCAGATGATGAGTTGTCAGGCAGGGCTTCTGCTTCAGCGTCTGTCGCTGTCAGTCCGTCCGTGCCAAAGACAGAAACGGTTGACGCCCTGAAAAATAAATCGGAAAACTTGAATGATGCTCCTGTGTTACATGCTGAGGAAGCTGAGATGGAAGAGAGTGGGAGAAGTGCAACCCCTGTTAATTCTGAGCAGCCAGATGTTGTTTTGGTTGCTGCTGTGCAAACTGTTGAAGAACAGGTGGTGAAGGAGGAGGCCGAGCCCCAGCAGGATGTTGGGGAGCAATTGGTAGAAGAGGTCACTGAAAAGCAAGAGCTTAAAAAG ATGATTGATTCATTAACTGAGAAGCTGGAGAAGAGGGAAATACAGTTATTAAGTACTAGTAAAGAAAGGGCTCGCCTGGAAGAAGCTTATGATAACCTCAAAGA TGAAATGTTTAGAATGAAAGAAGAGAGCAGCAGCCTTTCATCTCTTAAAGAGGAGTTTGCTCAGCGAATTGCAGATGCTGAGAAGAAGCTCCAACTAGCCTGCAAAGAGAGAGATGCAGCTAAAAAG GAAGTAAAGACTGTTAAAGAGGAATTGGCTACTAGACTTAATACCAATGAAACTGCTGaattactgaaagaaaaagaagagcaaaTCAAAGGATTAATGGAGGAAG GAGAAAAGCTGTCCAAACAGCAGCTGCATAATTCCAACATTATTAAGAAATTAAGAgccaaagagaaagagagagaaaatattaacacaaaacagaacaaaaagatTAAGGAAATGGAAGAGGAGTTGCAGCATTTAAAACAG GTGCTTGATGGCAAGGAAGACCTTGAGAAGCAGCATCGAGACAGCATTAAACAACTGAATGGTGTTGTGGAGAGACAAGAAAAGGACCTTGCTAAACTTCAGGCAGAAGTGGAGGACCTTGAGGAAAGGAACAGGAGTGTGCAGGCAGCACTTGACAGTGCATACAA ggaACTTGCAGATCTTCATAAAGCTAATGCCACAAAGGACAGTGAGGCTCAGGAAGCAGCACTGAGTCGGGAAATGAAGGCAAAGGAAGAGCTTGGGTTAGCACTGGAAAAGGCTCAGGAGGAGGCTCGGCAGCAACAGGAGGCTTTGGCAATTCAG GTGGCAGACCTGAGGCTGGCACTGCAACgtgcagagcagcaggcagcaagAAAAGAGGATTATTTACGACAGGAAATTGGTGAATTACAACAG AGGCTCCAAGAAGCAGAGAACAGGAACCAAGAGCTGAGCCAAAGTGTTACCTCTGCTACACGGCCCCTGCTGCGGCAGATAGAGAACCTGCAGGCCACGCTGGGAGCACAGACCTCTGCatgggaaaaactggaaaagaacCTCTCTGACAGGCTGG GTGAGTCTCAAACTCTtctagcagcagctgctgagaggGAACGTGCTGCTACAGAAGAACTTCTTGCTAATAAAATTCAGATGTCTTCTTCTGAATCTCAAAATAGTCTTTTAAGGCAAGAAAATACCCGTCTTCAGGCTCAGCTGGAGGTTGAGAGAAACAAattgaagaaaatggaaaatgaaaacagcag GTATGAGGTTGAACTAGAAGGGCTCAAAGACGAATATGCAAAAACCTTGGAAgatgcaaagaaagaaaag gcactgctggctACTCAGTTAGAGATGGAGAAGATGAAGGTtgaacaggagagaaagaaggcTATTCTTGTGCAAGAAGCAGCAAAGGAGAAG gacCGAAAGTCATTTACAGTTGAAACTGTATCGAGTACACCGTCAATGTCCCGCTCCAGTTCCATAAGTGGGGTGGACATGGCAGGTCTCCAGACCTCTTTCCTCTCACAG GATGATCCTCATGATCACTCATTTGGACCAGTAGCTACCAGTGGGAGCAATCTCTATGATGCAATAAGGATGGGATCAGGTTCAAGTATAATTGAAAACCTTCAGTCACAGCTAAAACTGAGAGAAGGAGAGATTTCACATCTACAG CTGGAAATTGGAAACCTGGAGAAAACTCGATCAATAATGGCAGAAGAGCTGGTTAAATTAACAAATCAAAATGATGAGCTTGAAGAAAAGGTGAAGGAAGTACCCAAATTACGCATACAGTTAAAG
- the UBA3 gene encoding NEDD8-activating enzyme E1 catalytic subunit isoform X1, which produces MADGEEPEKKRRRLEELLADGMAVDGGCGDSGDWEGRWNHVKKFLERSGPFTHPDFEPGTQALDFLLSTCKILVIGAGGLGCELLKNLALSGFRQIHVIDMDTIDVSNLNRQFLFRPKDVGRPKAEVAAEFLNSRIPNCAVVPYFKKIQDMDESFYRQFHIIVCGLDSIIARRWINGMLMSFLHYEDGVLDPSSIIPLIDGGTEGFKGNVRVIIPGMTACIECTLSLYPPQVNFPMCTIASMPRLPEHCIEYVRILQWPKEQPFGEGVALDGDDPEHIQWIYQKSLERASQFNIKGVTYRLTQGVVKRIIPAVASTNAVIAAVCATEVFKIATSAYVPLNNYLVFNDVDGLYTYSFEAERKENCPACSQLPQNIEISPSAKLQEILDYLTNNASLQMKSPAITATMFGGNKTLYLQTVASIEERTRPNLSKTLKELGLVDGQELAVADVTTPQTMLFKLHFTT; this is translated from the exons ATGGCGGATGGTGAGGAACC ggagaagaaaagaaggaggCTAGAGGAGCTGCTGGCGGATGG AATGGCTGTTGATGGTGGGTGTGGGGACTCTGGAGACTGGGAAGGTCGCTGGAACCATGTAAAGAAGTTCCTCGAGCGATCTGGACCATTCACACATCCCGATTTCGAGCCAGGCACTCAA GCCCTTGATTTTTTGTTAAGCACATGTAAAATACTAGTTATTGGAGCAGGAGGATTAGGATGTGAACTCCTGAAAAACCTG gcACTGTCTGGCTTCAGACAGATCCATGTTATTGACATGGATACTATAGATGTTTCTAATCTTAATCGACAGTTTTTGTTTCG ACCGAAGGATGTGGGGCGACCAAAAGCAGAAGTTGCAGCAGAATTCCTGAACAGCCGCATTCCCAACTGTGCTGTTGTACC atattttaaaaagatcCAAGACATGGATGAAAGCTTCTATCGAC AGTTTCATATTATTGTTTGTGGGCTGGACTCTATAATTGCAAGAAGATGGATAAATGGCATGCTG ATGTCATTTTTGCATTATGAAGATGGTGTCCTGGATCCAAGTTCCATCATACCTCTGATAGATGGAGGGACAGAAGGTTTCAAAGGAAATGTTCGTGTGATTATTCCTGGTATGACAGCGTGTATTGAATGCACACTCTCGCTTTACCCACCACAG GTCAATTTTCCCATGTGCACCATTGCATCCATGCCCAGACTGCCAGAGCATTGCATTGAGTATGTCAGGATATTGCAGTGGCCAAAGGAACAGCCTTTTGGAG AAGGTGTTGCACTGGATGGAGATGACCCTGAACATATACAGTGGATTTACCAGAAGTCTTTAGAAAGAGCATCACAATTTAATATTAAAGGTGTTACCTACAGACTCACCCAAG ggGTGGTTAAACGAATTATTCCAGCAGTAGCTTCTACAAATGCAGTAATTGCAG CTGTTTGCGCCacagaagtttttaaaatagcCACAag TGCATATGTTCCTCTTAACAACTACTTGGTGTTCAATGATGTGGATGGATTATATACATACAGTTTTGAAGCTGAAAGAAAG GAGAACTgtccagcctgcagccagcttcCCCAAAACATAGAAATCTCCCCATCAGCTAAACTGCAGGAGATCCTGGATTACTTGACAAATAATGCTTCATT GCAGATGAAATCTCCTGCAATCACAGCAACTATGTTTGGGGGAAATAAAACACTTTATTTACAG acAGTAGCTTCAATTGAAGAACGAACAAGGCCAAATCTTTCCAAGACACTAAAAG aaCTGGGGCTTGTGGATGGCCAGGAACTTGCAGTTGCTGATGTTACTACACCACAGACTATGTTATTCAAGCTTCACTTTACCACTTAA
- the UBA3 gene encoding NEDD8-activating enzyme E1 catalytic subunit isoform X3: MAVDGGCGDSGDWEGRWNHVKKFLERSGPFTHPDFEPGTQALDFLLSTCKILVIGAGGLGCELLKNLALSGFRQIHVIDMDTIDVSNLNRQFLFRPKDVGRPKAEVAAEFLNSRIPNCAVVPYFKKIQDMDESFYRQFHIIVCGLDSIIARRWINGMLMSFLHYEDGVLDPSSIIPLIDGGTEGFKGNVRVIIPGMTACIECTLSLYPPQVNFPMCTIASMPRLPEHCIEYVRILQWPKEQPFGEGVALDGDDPEHIQWIYQKSLERASQFNIKGVTYRLTQGVVKRIIPAVASTNAVIAAVCATEVFKIATSAYVPLNNYLVFNDVDGLYTYSFEAERKENCPACSQLPQNIEISPSAKLQEILDYLTNNASLQMKSPAITATMFGGNKTLYLQTVASIEERTRPNLSKTLKELGLVDGQELAVADVTTPQTMLFKLHFTT, translated from the exons ATGGCTGTTGATGGTGGGTGTGGGGACTCTGGAGACTGGGAAGGTCGCTGGAACCATGTAAAGAAGTTCCTCGAGCGATCTGGACCATTCACACATCCCGATTTCGAGCCAGGCACTCAA GCCCTTGATTTTTTGTTAAGCACATGTAAAATACTAGTTATTGGAGCAGGAGGATTAGGATGTGAACTCCTGAAAAACCTG gcACTGTCTGGCTTCAGACAGATCCATGTTATTGACATGGATACTATAGATGTTTCTAATCTTAATCGACAGTTTTTGTTTCG ACCGAAGGATGTGGGGCGACCAAAAGCAGAAGTTGCAGCAGAATTCCTGAACAGCCGCATTCCCAACTGTGCTGTTGTACC atattttaaaaagatcCAAGACATGGATGAAAGCTTCTATCGAC AGTTTCATATTATTGTTTGTGGGCTGGACTCTATAATTGCAAGAAGATGGATAAATGGCATGCTG ATGTCATTTTTGCATTATGAAGATGGTGTCCTGGATCCAAGTTCCATCATACCTCTGATAGATGGAGGGACAGAAGGTTTCAAAGGAAATGTTCGTGTGATTATTCCTGGTATGACAGCGTGTATTGAATGCACACTCTCGCTTTACCCACCACAG GTCAATTTTCCCATGTGCACCATTGCATCCATGCCCAGACTGCCAGAGCATTGCATTGAGTATGTCAGGATATTGCAGTGGCCAAAGGAACAGCCTTTTGGAG AAGGTGTTGCACTGGATGGAGATGACCCTGAACATATACAGTGGATTTACCAGAAGTCTTTAGAAAGAGCATCACAATTTAATATTAAAGGTGTTACCTACAGACTCACCCAAG ggGTGGTTAAACGAATTATTCCAGCAGTAGCTTCTACAAATGCAGTAATTGCAG CTGTTTGCGCCacagaagtttttaaaatagcCACAag TGCATATGTTCCTCTTAACAACTACTTGGTGTTCAATGATGTGGATGGATTATATACATACAGTTTTGAAGCTGAAAGAAAG GAGAACTgtccagcctgcagccagcttcCCCAAAACATAGAAATCTCCCCATCAGCTAAACTGCAGGAGATCCTGGATTACTTGACAAATAATGCTTCATT GCAGATGAAATCTCCTGCAATCACAGCAACTATGTTTGGGGGAAATAAAACACTTTATTTACAG acAGTAGCTTCAATTGAAGAACGAACAAGGCCAAATCTTTCCAAGACACTAAAAG aaCTGGGGCTTGTGGATGGCCAGGAACTTGCAGTTGCTGATGTTACTACACCACAGACTATGTTATTCAAGCTTCACTTTACCACTTAA
- the UBA3 gene encoding NEDD8-activating enzyme E1 catalytic subunit isoform X2, with the protein MADGEEPMAVDGGCGDSGDWEGRWNHVKKFLERSGPFTHPDFEPGTQALDFLLSTCKILVIGAGGLGCELLKNLALSGFRQIHVIDMDTIDVSNLNRQFLFRPKDVGRPKAEVAAEFLNSRIPNCAVVPYFKKIQDMDESFYRQFHIIVCGLDSIIARRWINGMLMSFLHYEDGVLDPSSIIPLIDGGTEGFKGNVRVIIPGMTACIECTLSLYPPQVNFPMCTIASMPRLPEHCIEYVRILQWPKEQPFGEGVALDGDDPEHIQWIYQKSLERASQFNIKGVTYRLTQGVVKRIIPAVASTNAVIAAVCATEVFKIATSAYVPLNNYLVFNDVDGLYTYSFEAERKENCPACSQLPQNIEISPSAKLQEILDYLTNNASLQMKSPAITATMFGGNKTLYLQTVASIEERTRPNLSKTLKELGLVDGQELAVADVTTPQTMLFKLHFTT; encoded by the exons ATGGCGGATGGTGAGGAACC AATGGCTGTTGATGGTGGGTGTGGGGACTCTGGAGACTGGGAAGGTCGCTGGAACCATGTAAAGAAGTTCCTCGAGCGATCTGGACCATTCACACATCCCGATTTCGAGCCAGGCACTCAA GCCCTTGATTTTTTGTTAAGCACATGTAAAATACTAGTTATTGGAGCAGGAGGATTAGGATGTGAACTCCTGAAAAACCTG gcACTGTCTGGCTTCAGACAGATCCATGTTATTGACATGGATACTATAGATGTTTCTAATCTTAATCGACAGTTTTTGTTTCG ACCGAAGGATGTGGGGCGACCAAAAGCAGAAGTTGCAGCAGAATTCCTGAACAGCCGCATTCCCAACTGTGCTGTTGTACC atattttaaaaagatcCAAGACATGGATGAAAGCTTCTATCGAC AGTTTCATATTATTGTTTGTGGGCTGGACTCTATAATTGCAAGAAGATGGATAAATGGCATGCTG ATGTCATTTTTGCATTATGAAGATGGTGTCCTGGATCCAAGTTCCATCATACCTCTGATAGATGGAGGGACAGAAGGTTTCAAAGGAAATGTTCGTGTGATTATTCCTGGTATGACAGCGTGTATTGAATGCACACTCTCGCTTTACCCACCACAG GTCAATTTTCCCATGTGCACCATTGCATCCATGCCCAGACTGCCAGAGCATTGCATTGAGTATGTCAGGATATTGCAGTGGCCAAAGGAACAGCCTTTTGGAG AAGGTGTTGCACTGGATGGAGATGACCCTGAACATATACAGTGGATTTACCAGAAGTCTTTAGAAAGAGCATCACAATTTAATATTAAAGGTGTTACCTACAGACTCACCCAAG ggGTGGTTAAACGAATTATTCCAGCAGTAGCTTCTACAAATGCAGTAATTGCAG CTGTTTGCGCCacagaagtttttaaaatagcCACAag TGCATATGTTCCTCTTAACAACTACTTGGTGTTCAATGATGTGGATGGATTATATACATACAGTTTTGAAGCTGAAAGAAAG GAGAACTgtccagcctgcagccagcttcCCCAAAACATAGAAATCTCCCCATCAGCTAAACTGCAGGAGATCCTGGATTACTTGACAAATAATGCTTCATT GCAGATGAAATCTCCTGCAATCACAGCAACTATGTTTGGGGGAAATAAAACACTTTATTTACAG acAGTAGCTTCAATTGAAGAACGAACAAGGCCAAATCTTTCCAAGACACTAAAAG aaCTGGGGCTTGTGGATGGCCAGGAACTTGCAGTTGCTGATGTTACTACACCACAGACTATGTTATTCAAGCTTCACTTTACCACTTAA